A portion of the Citrobacter rodentium NBRC 105723 = DSM 16636 genome contains these proteins:
- a CDS encoding DUF1116 domain-containing protein, with protein MYSSIAQANDAIIERIKAARPHWLAVTPAKDAIAELSTGRKLLHAGPPIAWQDMTGPMRGACIGASLFEGWAVSEAEAIALLNRGEVEFIPCHHVGAVGPMGGITSANMPVLVVRDVVHGNQSYCNLNEGIGKVMRFGAYGDDVQARLRWMRDTLAPVLQQALSRLENGVDLTALMAQAIAMGDEFHQRNIAASSLLLRILSPAISGLERPKAEIVDVMQFLSVTDQFFLNLAMAYSKAVMDAAAEIKAGSVVTAMTRNGREFGIRVSGTGDRWFTAPVNTPQGLFFTGYSQADANPDIGDSAITETLGIGGAAMIAAPGVTRFVGAGGMGAALETSEEMAEIYLDHNPLFQIPSWDFKGACLGLDIRRVVETGITPLINTGIAHREAGIGQVGAGTVRAPLLCFEKALEALAEEHHITA; from the coding sequence ATGTATTCATCAATTGCCCAGGCTAATGACGCCATTATTGAACGTATTAAAGCCGCACGTCCGCACTGGCTTGCCGTCACTCCTGCAAAAGACGCCATCGCGGAGCTGTCCACTGGCCGAAAATTGCTTCATGCAGGCCCGCCGATCGCGTGGCAGGATATGACCGGTCCGATGCGCGGCGCATGCATTGGCGCGTCGCTGTTTGAAGGATGGGCGGTCAGTGAGGCGGAGGCGATAGCGCTGCTGAACAGGGGAGAGGTGGAATTTATTCCTTGCCATCACGTTGGCGCGGTGGGGCCAATGGGCGGTATCACCTCCGCAAATATGCCCGTGCTGGTGGTTCGTGATGTGGTGCACGGCAATCAGTCGTACTGCAACCTGAACGAAGGAATTGGTAAAGTGATGCGCTTTGGCGCCTACGGCGACGATGTGCAGGCCCGTCTGCGCTGGATGCGCGACACGCTGGCGCCGGTGCTCCAGCAGGCGTTATCACGTCTGGAAAACGGCGTTGATCTGACGGCGTTGATGGCCCAGGCGATCGCTATGGGTGATGAATTTCATCAGCGTAACATTGCCGCCTCTTCACTGTTGCTTCGCATATTGTCTCCCGCGATCTCGGGGCTGGAGCGTCCGAAAGCAGAGATTGTCGACGTGATGCAATTCCTCAGCGTGACCGATCAATTCTTCCTCAATCTGGCAATGGCCTACAGTAAAGCGGTAATGGATGCGGCAGCAGAGATCAAAGCTGGTTCCGTTGTAACCGCGATGACCCGTAACGGGCGTGAATTCGGCATTCGCGTCAGCGGCACCGGCGACCGCTGGTTTACCGCGCCGGTGAACACGCCGCAGGGCTTGTTCTTTACGGGTTACAGCCAGGCTGACGCCAACCCCGATATTGGCGATAGCGCGATTACCGAAACGCTGGGCATTGGCGGTGCGGCGATGATCGCCGCGCCCGGCGTGACGCGCTTTGTCGGCGCCGGGGGAATGGGGGCAGCGCTGGAAACCTCCGAAGAGATGGCGGAAATTTATCTCGACCACAACCCGCTGTTCCAGATCCCTTCCTGGGATTTTAAAGGCGCGTGTCTGGGGCTGGATATTCGTCGCGTGGTGGAGACGGGGATTACGCCGTTGATCAATACCGGTATTGCTCACCGCGAAGCGGGGATTGGTCAGGTTGGCGCCGGCACCGTGCGCGCGCCGTTGCTCTGTTTCGAAAAAGCGCTGGAGGCGCTGGCCGAAGAGCATCACATCACCGCGTAG
- a CDS encoding acyl-CoA synthetase FdrA — translation MIYAFIKKGSFQDSVSLMIISRKLSEHPEVDQVSVMMGTPANKAMLDSTGFWHDDFADATPNDICVAVRTLEARPDILDLIREQLEKELSAIANASGSTQQLLKARRWESACQKLPQANLLLVSVAGEYAASVAREGLLAGKNVMLFSDNVPLAQEVELKTLAHERGLIVMGPDCGTAMIAGSPLAFANVLPEGGIGVIGASGTGIQEMTSQIALHQQGISHAIGLGGRDLCAEVGGISALTALDMLACDDATQVIAFVSKPPSPLVRTRIIDAMQKVGKPVVALFLGSKPEQRREGNVWLANSLSDAAQLAVRLMRVAQQRTRQPDVAGKAIYGLYAGGTLAAEVAMLLSAGLNVPVSDSHADGVMLEAEGHRIVDLGDDSYTLGRPHPMIDPVTRSIEIEKLAAMPEVGVLLLDVVLGYGACGDPAGAVVEAVEKVRAKRAAPLVTIATLTGTDADPQGRSQQTDILHAAGIAVVETLEEAVLLAISLTRHQDASPSGRHSALLDGIQVINAGLRSFALDLQSSGTPVVHFQWAPVAGGDARLASLLKQLH, via the coding sequence ATGATTTACGCCTTTATTAAAAAGGGAAGTTTTCAGGACTCTGTCAGCCTGATGATTATTTCCCGTAAATTAAGTGAACACCCGGAAGTGGATCAGGTGTCGGTAATGATGGGCACACCCGCCAATAAGGCGATGCTGGACTCCACCGGTTTCTGGCATGACGATTTTGCCGACGCGACGCCGAACGATATTTGCGTCGCGGTGCGGACGCTGGAGGCGCGGCCGGACATCCTCGATCTCATCCGCGAACAGCTGGAAAAAGAGTTAAGCGCGATTGCTAACGCGTCGGGCAGTACGCAACAGTTGCTGAAAGCGCGCCGCTGGGAAAGCGCCTGTCAGAAGCTGCCGCAGGCTAATCTGCTGCTGGTTTCGGTTGCCGGGGAGTATGCGGCCTCGGTTGCCAGAGAAGGGCTGCTGGCGGGCAAAAATGTCATGCTGTTCTCCGACAACGTACCGCTGGCGCAGGAGGTTGAACTGAAAACCCTGGCCCATGAGCGCGGGCTGATCGTGATGGGCCCGGACTGCGGTACGGCGATGATTGCCGGCAGTCCACTGGCGTTCGCCAACGTCCTGCCGGAAGGCGGTATCGGGGTTATCGGCGCCTCCGGGACCGGTATTCAGGAGATGACCTCGCAGATTGCCCTGCACCAGCAGGGGATCAGCCATGCGATTGGCCTGGGCGGGCGCGATCTCTGTGCGGAAGTCGGCGGGATCAGCGCGTTAACCGCCCTTGACATGCTGGCCTGCGACGATGCCACGCAGGTTATCGCTTTTGTCTCCAAACCCCCGTCGCCGCTGGTCAGAACGCGGATTATTGATGCGATGCAGAAGGTCGGAAAACCGGTGGTCGCGCTGTTCCTCGGCAGCAAGCCGGAGCAGCGCCGCGAGGGGAACGTCTGGCTGGCGAATTCCCTGTCCGATGCCGCGCAGCTGGCGGTACGGTTGATGCGCGTTGCGCAACAGCGAACCCGTCAGCCAGACGTTGCAGGCAAAGCCATTTATGGCCTGTATGCCGGTGGGACCCTCGCCGCAGAGGTTGCGATGTTACTGTCCGCCGGGCTTAACGTTCCGGTCAGCGACAGTCACGCCGACGGTGTGATGCTGGAAGCCGAAGGCCATCGTATTGTTGATCTGGGCGATGACAGTTATACCCTGGGCAGGCCGCACCCCATGATCGATCCTGTTACCCGCAGCATCGAAATCGAAAAGCTGGCCGCGATGCCGGAGGTGGGCGTTTTGCTGCTGGATGTCGTGTTGGGCTATGGCGCCTGCGGCGATCCGGCGGGGGCGGTGGTCGAGGCGGTTGAGAAAGTTCGCGCGAAACGTGCCGCGCCGCTGGTGACCATCGCTACCCTGACCGGTACCGACGCAGACCCGCAGGGACGCAGTCAACAAACCGACATCCTGCACGCCGCTGGCATTGCGGTGGTGGAAACTCTCGAAGAAGCCGTTCTGCTTGCCATCAGCCTGACGCGCCACCAGGACGCCAGCCCTTCGGGCCGCCATAGCGCCCTACTGGACGGTATTCAGGTGATTAACGCCGGATTACGCAGCTTCGCGCTGGATTTGCAAAGCAGCGGCACGCCGGTTGTGCATTTTCAGTGGGCGCCCGTTGCCGGTGGCGATGCGCGTCTCGCCAGTTTACTCAAGCAGTTACATTAA
- a CDS encoding MFS transporter, with amino-acid sequence MSGSCEVTDVTNKKGIPAWWVTIFLFWLGWIFMYADRTILNPVMGELEKEFGLSGTQLGILNSVFYFSYALLQVPAGILGDKIGKKKVLVPGFILFGVFTAVTGWAKSWYTLLFARVVTGAGEGTYYGPQYGLSSEQIPKKYRSLGSAIINSGMAFGIALGLMTSSWLVYDQGYSWRMPFYAMAIPSVLVGLAIWFLVKEKKRAADTDGKQVKKGKFSDLLKNRNLILTYIMVFCSLFGFFVILTWLPYYLQNERGIAGSDTGFISSLVAWISIPGALLFSSLSDKLGKRKPLIMFLVPVAIISMLSIIWMPNMTGVIIALCVYGLVGKLALDPVLVALVADSVDENNYSTAFGLFNFIGMSSSILAPIIAGAARDITGSLASSFYVSATLLAIGLVAMLFLKEKRT; translated from the coding sequence ATGTCTGGTTCATGTGAGGTGACGGACGTCACAAATAAAAAAGGAATACCCGCCTGGTGGGTCACTATTTTCCTGTTCTGGCTGGGATGGATTTTTATGTATGCCGACCGGACAATATTAAATCCGGTAATGGGCGAACTGGAAAAAGAGTTTGGTCTGAGCGGCACGCAACTGGGTATTCTGAATTCGGTATTCTATTTTTCTTATGCGTTATTACAGGTTCCGGCCGGTATTCTTGGCGACAAAATCGGTAAGAAAAAGGTGCTGGTGCCTGGATTTATTCTGTTTGGCGTCTTTACGGCCGTTACCGGCTGGGCGAAAAGCTGGTACACGCTGCTGTTTGCCCGCGTGGTAACGGGAGCCGGAGAAGGCACCTATTACGGCCCCCAGTATGGTTTATCCTCCGAGCAAATCCCTAAAAAATACCGCTCTCTGGGCAGCGCCATTATCAACAGCGGCATGGCTTTTGGTATCGCCCTGGGGCTGATGACGTCGAGCTGGCTGGTATACGATCAGGGCTATTCATGGCGGATGCCGTTCTATGCGATGGCTATCCCCTCCGTACTGGTTGGGTTAGCGATCTGGTTTTTGGTCAAAGAGAAAAAACGCGCCGCCGATACCGATGGCAAGCAGGTGAAAAAAGGCAAATTCAGCGATCTGCTGAAAAACCGTAATCTGATTCTTACCTATATTATGGTGTTCTGCAGCCTGTTTGGATTCTTCGTTATTCTGACCTGGCTTCCCTATTATCTGCAAAATGAACGGGGTATTGCCGGTAGCGATACGGGCTTTATTTCTTCGTTGGTGGCATGGATTTCTATTCCCGGCGCGCTGTTATTCTCCAGCCTGTCTGACAAATTAGGTAAACGCAAACCGTTAATTATGTTCCTCGTGCCGGTTGCGATTATCAGCATGCTGTCAATTATCTGGATGCCCAATATGACGGGGGTCATTATTGCTCTGTGCGTCTATGGCCTGGTTGGGAAACTGGCGCTGGACCCGGTTCTGGTTGCGCTGGTGGCCGACAGTGTTGATGAAAATAATTACAGCACCGCGTTTGGTTTATTTAATTTTATCGGCATGAGCTCTTCGATTCTTGCGCCGATTATCGCCGGTGCGGCGCGTGATATCACCGGTAGCCTGGCATCCAGTTTTTATGTTTCTGCCACTTTGTTGGCAATAGGGCTGGTTGCAATGCTGTTTTTGAAAGAAAAACGTACATAA
- a CDS encoding carbamate kinase — protein sequence MKKKLVIALGGNALLQRGEILSAENQQRSIQLFAKIAATLADDYQLVIVHGNGPQVGLLALQNVVYTDSPAWPLDILVAESQGMIGVAIAQALTQFKGGAPVTTLMTRVEVSPDDDAFAAPGKYIGPVYQPEQRTELEKRYGWTMKPDGQYLRRVVPSPTPKNIIDRDAIQTLMEAGHTVICCGGGGVPVVAQDGGYHGTEAVIDKDLTAAVLASEINADRLLILTDADAVYENWGTPQARALRHVTTEELAPFAAPDGAMGPKAAAVIQFVKQTGNPAFIGALQDASQILAGEKGTCVTR from the coding sequence ATGAAAAAGAAACTGGTTATCGCGCTGGGCGGCAATGCGTTATTACAAAGAGGAGAGATATTAAGTGCGGAAAATCAACAACGGAGCATACAGCTTTTTGCAAAGATAGCGGCAACACTGGCAGACGATTATCAGCTGGTGATAGTTCACGGCAATGGGCCGCAGGTCGGGCTGCTGGCATTACAAAACGTAGTGTACACAGATTCCCCCGCCTGGCCGTTAGATATTCTGGTGGCGGAAAGCCAGGGGATGATTGGCGTCGCCATCGCCCAGGCATTAACACAGTTCAAAGGCGGCGCGCCCGTGACGACGCTGATGACGCGCGTGGAAGTGTCTCCTGACGATGACGCTTTTGCCGCACCGGGAAAATATATCGGGCCGGTCTATCAACCAGAACAACGGACCGAACTGGAAAAACGCTACGGCTGGACGATGAAGCCGGATGGTCAGTACCTCCGCCGGGTTGTTCCTTCACCGACACCAAAGAACATCATCGACAGGGACGCTATTCAGACGCTGATGGAAGCGGGACATACGGTGATCTGCTGTGGAGGCGGCGGCGTCCCGGTTGTGGCGCAGGATGGCGGATATCATGGAACCGAAGCGGTGATTGATAAAGATCTGACGGCGGCAGTGCTGGCGAGCGAAATTAACGCCGATCGCCTGCTGATCCTGACAGACGCCGATGCCGTATATGAAAACTGGGGTACTCCGCAGGCGCGGGCGTTACGCCATGTGACAACAGAGGAACTGGCCCCCTTCGCCGCGCCGGATGGCGCAATGGGCCCAAAAGCCGCAGCGGTAATTCAGTTTGTGAAACAGACCGGGAACCCGGCGTTTATCGGCGCGCTCCAGGACGCCTCACAAATTCTGGCGGGCGAAAAAGGCACCTGCGTAACGCGGTAG
- the fbaA gene encoding class II fructose-bisphosphate aldolase: MSKIFDFVKPGVITGDDVQKVFQVAKENNFALPAVNCVGTDSINAVLETAAKVKAPVIVQFSNGGASFIAGKGVKTDVPQGAAILGAISGAHHVHQMAEHYGVPVILHTDHCAKKLLPWIDGLLDAGEKHFAATGKPLFSSHMIDLSEESLEENIEICSKYLARMSKIGMTLEIELGCTGGEEDGVDNSHMDASALYTQPEDVDYAYTELSKISPRFTIAASFGNVHGVYKPGNVVLTPTILRDSQEYVSKKHNLPHNSLNFVFHGGSGSTAQEIKDSVSYGVIKMNIDTDTQWATWEGVLKYYKENEAYLQGQLGNPKGEDQPNKKYYDPRVWLRAGQASMITRLEQAFKELNAVDVL, translated from the coding sequence ATGTCTAAAATTTTTGATTTCGTAAAACCTGGCGTTATCACTGGCGATGACGTACAGAAAGTTTTCCAGGTAGCAAAAGAAAACAACTTTGCTCTGCCCGCAGTTAACTGCGTCGGCACCGATTCCATCAACGCCGTTCTGGAAACTGCTGCGAAAGTAAAAGCACCGGTTATCGTCCAGTTCTCTAACGGTGGCGCTTCCTTTATCGCGGGGAAAGGCGTGAAAACCGACGTTCCTCAGGGCGCGGCAATCCTGGGCGCAATCTCTGGCGCGCATCACGTTCATCAGATGGCTGAACACTATGGCGTTCCGGTTATCCTGCACACTGACCACTGCGCGAAGAAACTGCTGCCGTGGATCGACGGTCTGCTGGACGCAGGTGAAAAACACTTCGCTGCGACCGGTAAGCCGCTGTTCTCTTCTCACATGATCGACCTGTCCGAAGAGTCTCTGGAAGAGAACATCGAAATCTGCTCTAAATACCTGGCGCGCATGTCCAAAATCGGCATGACCCTGGAAATTGAACTGGGTTGCACCGGTGGCGAAGAAGACGGCGTGGACAACAGCCACATGGACGCTTCTGCCCTGTACACCCAGCCGGAAGATGTGGATTACGCATACACCGAGCTGAGCAAAATCAGCCCGCGCTTCACCATCGCCGCTTCCTTCGGTAACGTACACGGCGTTTACAAGCCGGGTAACGTGGTACTGACTCCGACTATCCTGCGCGACTCTCAGGAATATGTTTCTAAGAAACACAACCTGCCGCACAACAGCCTGAACTTCGTGTTCCACGGCGGTTCCGGTTCTACCGCTCAGGAGATCAAAGATTCCGTCAGCTATGGCGTAATCAAAATGAACATCGATACCGATACCCAATGGGCGACCTGGGAAGGTGTTCTGAAATACTACAAAGAAAACGAAGCGTATCTGCAGGGTCAGCTGGGCAACCCGAAAGGCGAAGACCAGCCGAACAAGAAATACTACGATCCGCGCGTATGGCTGCGTGCCGGTCAGGCTTCCATGATTACTCGTCTGGAACAGGCTTTCAAAGAACTGAACGCGGTAGACGTTCTGTAA